In Deltaproteobacteria bacterium, the genomic stretch CGGTCCACGACGCGGGTGCGGCGAAAAAAATGCTCGCGACATGGCTGGGCCAGAAGCCACGTCGTGCCGGCCGGATCGCGGGAGGGCGCCTCTTGACGGCGTCCGGCGCCAACCCGACGGCGGTGCTGGCGGCGATGTCGCGTTCTTCCCCGCTGCCTGCCGGTCTGGCTAGCCGCGCAAAGGGGCCCGTCTGGCTCTGGATGCGACTCGCCCCTCCGTTGCACGCGGTCCTGCTCTCGCTCGATGCCAGCGGTGCCGGCTTGATGGGGCGCGGACTGGTCACGGCCAATGGACCCATTCTCGCCGGGGCAGCGCCGTCCGGATGCGCGGAGGGCATCGCCTGCCTGCGCGCCGGTGTCACTCCCGCGGGACGCGACGCGATCGCGCTCGGTCTCGAGCGGCTCGGATTCCAGCGACAGCCGGACCTGGCGAGCGCGGCGAGAGTGGAGGAGCGTCTCGAGGCGGGCGACGCGCACGCTCTCTCCGACGGGCGCTCGCTCCCGCGCGCGACTCGCCTGCTGGGCGCGTTCGACACACCCCCGTCTGCGGGCCCTCTGCTCGAGATCACGGTCGTGCTTGCCGCCCTAGAGAGCGTCCTCGCTACGCTCTCGCCGCTCGACGCGCTGCGCGGCCCGCTCGCCGCCGGGGCATATGCCGCCCACCTCCTGTACGGGCCGCTGCTGCGCAATGCCGGCCCGCTGACGTTGACCGGAAACCCGCGCGGAGCTGGAGCGGAGCTCGAGCTGCGACTTCCCCTGCGCTGAAGAGCCCGTCAGTCGCCTTCGTAGATCCCGACTGCGCCGCGCCGGAACGCGACCAGGATCCGCCGCTTGGATGTCGCCGTCGCCGGCTGCACCTGGATGTCCCAGACGGCGCTGTTCGTCTGCGCTCCTAGTCCGCGGTAGTGCAGCACGGTCCCGTCGGGCTTGATGCGCGTCACGCCGAAACCGGCGTCCCGATAGCCGACCCAGACGCTGTCGTCGACCGGATCCTTGGCCAGCGCGCCCACGGCCTTCGTGGGCAGCACCGAGGTGGCGTCCGCCTTGTAGTGACCGTCGTGGTCGATCAACCGCAATCCGTTGGTGGAGGAACCGATCCACGCGTCGCCGTTGGTCATCACCGCGATCGCGGTGACGTTGTCGAATACCCAGTCGTCCGGATTGCGGAAGTCCGGGTCCGAGGCGAGCCAGTCGCCGTGCGCCGCGTCCCGCCGCTCGGTGACCGGATCCGGCCAGATGTCCATCCGGTTCCAGAACGCCGCCTGCGCCGCGGGATCGTCGGCGATGTTCGCCGCACTGTGCCCTTTGCTCACGTACAGCTCGGTCTGGAGCTCCGCGGCGTAATAGTCGCCGAGGTTCTCGCCGAAGCGGAAGCGCGTGGTCCGGGCGAATCCTCCGAACCAGACGTCAAAGAACGTATTGCCCGCCTTGTCGACGTGCGGCCAGGTGTCGATCGCGATCCCGTAATAGAGGTCGGTGATGAACCAGCCGTGCTTCTCGTTGATCGCCGGATGCACGTGCTCGACGTTGCCGGAGCACCAGGGTTGTCCGTTGCACCCCGGATCGCCGGTGTAGTCGGCGTGACCCACGGCGAAGCCGTGGTTTCCGCCGAACCAGACGTAGTTGGTCCCCCGCTGCCAGACGACGCGGTAGATGAAGCAGAGCTTCTCCCGTCCCGCCAGCTCGTTCGACACCACTCCCGGTCCGCTGAAGATGTCGTAGTGGGCAACCTTGATGCCTTGGCCGTTCAACACGAGCTTGTCCGCGTCACCGCTCTTGTAGACGGACGGGTCCGCCTTGGCGTGGTTGTCGCCGTACCGATCCCACTCGCTCTCGCAGTCGCCCTTGCCGCCGTAGCCGACGAAGGCGCTCGAGCCGGGACCGCCGGAGATGCTGAGGACGGGTGTCTGATCCAGGCTCGGATTGGTTTCCGCCGGCCAACCTCCGGGCAGATATCCGTAGGGATGCAAGCCGTCGGCGAGCGTGAACTGCTGGAACCGTCCGCTTCCGCCGCGCTGGACGAACACGCCCGCGTTCCGGCCGGCGACCCAGATGTTTCCGTCCTCGTCGGCGGAAGCCCCCATCACGGTGCCGGAGGGCAGCCCGTCGGTCGCGAAGCGCCAGCCTGCGCTGTCGGAGATCGTCTTCACTTCGCCCGCGCTCCACGGGCCGGCGTCGGTTCCGCCGTCGATGCCGCCGTCCATTCCGGCGTCGTCGAACCCGCCGTCCACACCGCCGTCGTAGCCGGCGTCCTCGTGCGAGTCCTGCGGCGGGATCACTTCCTTTGATCCGCCATTTCCATGACCACATGCGACCGCCACCGCAATCGCGACTACCGCCCCCGCCACCACGCACCAGCGCATCGCTCAGTTCCCTTCGTAGACGGCGACCGCGCCGCTCTGGAATGCGAAGAACACCTTGCGCGGCGAAGTCGGAGAGATCTGGATGTCGACGACCGGGCTCTTCTCCAGCTGTGGGCCGAGCACGTTCGCGTAGTGCTCGACCACGCCGCCTTTGTGGATGCGAGAGATGCCACCTTCGTACTTGTAGCCGACCCACAGGCTGCCGTCGGTGTCGAGGGCGATGGCACTCACGTTGTTCGCGAAGAGCGTCTTGTTCTCCGCCGTGAGGTCACCGACGAAGTTGCCGTCGTGGTCGAGATGCCGGATGCCGCGGCCGAACGAGGCGATGTAGACGCTGTTGTCCGCGGGGTCCGCAGCGATGCCCGAGACCAGATCCAGGCCAGCGCTCCATTGTGCCGGAGTCGGGAACGTCGGGTTGCCCGCTGCGTCGTATTCGCCGACGCCGTCCGACCAGACGTCGAGGCGGTTCTGGTACGCAGCCTTGAACGCCGCATTGGCGGGGGCATTGATGTTGTTCTTCGTCCACGCCTCTGTCCTTGCCTCGGCGTCAAAGTAACTTCCGCCGGTTTCGCCGAAGCGGAACCGCGTCGTGCGCGCCATTCCGCCGAACCAGACGTCGTGCAAGCCGCCCTGGGAAAGGGGATCGATGGCAATGCCCCAGTAGTCCTCGGTCACGAAATTCCCGGCCGAGTCGTTGAAGGCCGGATGCACGTGCTCCAGGACTCCGGCGCAACCGAGCTGGCCGTTGCACGTCGGATTGCCGGCGAAGTCCGCCTTGCCGAGCGCGAAGCCGTGATTGCCGCCGAACCACAGGTAGTTCGTGCCGTGCTGATAGACGATGCGCCAGATGCTGCAGAGCTTCTCGCGTCCCACGGGTTCGGCCGCGACGACGCCCGGTCCGCTGAAGATGTCGTAGTGCACGACGGAGAGCGCGTCCCCGGCCAGCGTGACCTTGTCGGCGTCACCGCTCTTGTACACCGCGGGGTCGCCCCAAGCGGAAGGCTGCGACCATTGATCCCCCGCCCAGGCGTCTTCGCAGCGGGGCTTTCCCTGATACCCGACGAAGACCGTCCCGCCCTTTCCACCGGCGACAGAGATGACCGGAGTCGCCGCGAGAGTCGGATTCGGATCCGAAGGACTGCCGTCGGGCACTCCCTTGAACTTGGCCATGTCGCCCATCAGGTAGCCATAGGGATGAAGTCCGTCGGCGATTCCGTATTGCCGGAAGGAGCCGCGGCCACCGCGCTGCACGAACAATCCGGCGTCGCCGCCGGCGACGTAGACGTTGCCGTCTTCGTCCGCCGTGACGCCCATCACGTTGTTCGGCGGCATTCCGTCGGAAGTGCCGTAGAACGTCCAGCCGGGTCCCAGGATCGGAGGCACGATGATGACTCCGGCATCGGTGCCTCCGTCGGTCGGTCCTCCGTCTGGGCCCGCATCGGGAGCGCCCGCGTCGGCGGCGGAGCCGGAATCGACCGCGCCGCCGTCCCCGGAGCCGCCGTCCGGAGGGACGACGTTGGATTCGTTTCGATCGCTGCCCCCGCCGCCGCAAGCAACCCCGATGGCGATGGCCGCAGCCACCGCCGCCGGGCCGACCCACCGCCAGCCCGAACGCATGCCTTGTCTCCCCCCGCGGCCGCTTCGGAGCAGGGGCCGTGCCAGCGGGCGCGCGCCGACGGCGGAAAAGACTTGGGAAATTCCGTTCTCACCGGTGGGTACGAACCGGGCGGGCCGCGGTAGACTCGCACCCAGGATTGAGACGTTCGTGAGACATCGAGGTCCGCACGCGTCCAGACAGAGCGACGCGCCGCTGCTATTCACTCCGGCGATGGATGCCGAAGCCTGCTATCGCGCGGTCGAGGGGCGTGACGCCCGCTTCGCCGGCCGCTTCTTCCTCGGCGTGCGGACGACGAACATCTATTGCCGCCCCGGCTGCCCGGCGCGTGTGCCGCGGCGCGAGAACGTCATCTTCTTTCCTTCCGCGGCCGCCGCGCAGGCAGCAGGATTCCGCGCCTGCCTCCGCTGCAGGCCCGACGCCGCACCGGGATCGCCGGCGCAGGCCGGAACCGCCGCGACACTCTCGCGTGCGCTGCGCCTGCTCGAGGAATCGGGCGACGCGGCGGGCCTCGCCGATCGCCTCGGGGTCACCGACCGGCACCTGCGGCGGCTCTTCGCGCGCCATCTCGGAGCATCGCCGGCGGAGGTGCTCCGGACGCGCCGCCTGCACCTCGCGCGGCAACTCCTCGAGACCTCCTCGCTCCGGATCATCGACGTCGCGCACGCCGCGGGCTTCCAGAGCCTGCGCCGGTTCAACGAAGCGGTCCGCCGCGGCTTCGGCCGCACTCCCTCGCAACTTCGCACGCTGCCGGAAGCTCCCGGCGCCGCGCTGACCCTGCGCCTCCCGTTTCATCCGCCGCTCGACTTCGAGGCGCTGCTGGCGTTCTTCGCGGCGCGGGCGCTCCCCGGACTCGAGGAAGCGGGCGATGGTGCCTGGCGGCGAAGGCTCCCCGAGGGGTGGCTCGAGGTCGTCCGCGACGGCCCTGCCCACCTGCAGGCGAGGATGCCCGCGTCACTCGCGCCGCGGGCGCTCTCCTTCGCCGCGCGTATCCAGCGCGTCTTCGATCTGCGCGCCGACCCCGCGCCGATCGCCGAGCATCTCGGGCGTGACCCGATCCTCAAGCCGTACTTGCGCCCCGGCCTCCGCATTCCGGGTGCGTGGGATCCGTTCGAGATGGCGGTGCGCGCGGTGTTGGGCCAGCAGATCTCCGTGCAACGTGCGCGGGCGATGGCAGCGGCGCTGATCGCGCGGTTCGCAGGATTCCCGACGGCCGCCCAGCTCGCCGATGCGGAGCTCGACGGGATGCCGGCCATCCGCGCGACCGCGATCGCCCAGCTCGCCCGGAGCGTCGTCGATGGGCGCGTCCGCCTCGACGGATCGCAGGATCTCGAGACGGTGACCGCGGCCCTCTGCGAGATTGCAGGGATCGGCGACTGGACGGCGCAGGTGATCGCCTTGCGGGCGCTCGGCGAGCCGGACGCGTTTCCAGCCGCGGACCTCGGCCTTTGTCAGGCCCTCGAGCTCGCGCCGCGCGCGCTGCGCGAGCGGGCGGAGCGCTGGCGTCCCTGGCGCGCGTACGCTGCCGCCGCCATCTGGTTGTCATGAAGGAGAAGACCATGCCGCGCATCGATACCGTCCACACTCCCATCGGCCCTCTCCATCTCGCCCTCTCGGGCGATGCGCTCTGCGGCGCCCGATTCGACGCGCCGTTCGCGGGCGTCCGCGCGAGCAACTCCGTCGGCGAGCGCCTGCGCGCATACTTCGCGGGCCACCTCGGCGCGCTCGACGACGTGCTGATCGAGATGAACGGCACGACGTTCCAGCGCCGGGTCTGGGAAGCGCTGCGGGCGATCCCCCCCGGGGAAACGCGGACGTATGGCGAGCTGGCGCGCGTTCTGGGGACGCACCCGCGAGCGGTGGGCGCCGCCAACGGCTCGAACCAGGTGGGCGTGGCCATTCCCTGTCATCGCGTGATCGCAGCGGACGGAAAGCTCTGCGGCTACGCCTGGGGAGAAGAGCGCAAGCGCTGGCTGCTCGCCCACGAGGGCTGCCGGATCGCGCTCGTCGCCTGATCCTGATGAACAGGCTCAACCGTAGTCGCTAAGCCGCCTTCGGCGGCCGCGACTATCCCGCGAGCGCGGCTTTCGGTAGGTTGCCGCGCGCATGAGCGATCAGAGCAAGAAGGTGCCGCAGGAGCCGGCCGGCGGTATGTCGTCGGCGCGGCGGCAGGAGCGCCTCTCCGGTCTGCCGGCGCGGGACAAGCTCGCCGCGCTGGACGCCCAGGCCGAGCTGGGCGGCGGTCAGGAACGGATCGACCGGCAGCACCAGGAGGGAAAGCTCACCGCGCGCGAGCGGATCGAGCTCCTGCTCGATCCCGGCAGCTTCATCGAGCTGGACAAGTTCAAGACGCACCGCGCGGACGACTTCGGAATGGCGGAGAAGACGATCCTCGGCGACGGCGTGGTCACCGGGTACGGCATGGTCGAGGGCAGGCAGGTGTTCGTCTTCGCCCAGGACTTCACCGTCTTCGGCGGCTCGCTCAGCGGCGCGTACGCGGAGAAGATCTGCAAGGTGATGGACCTGGCCGTGAGCACCGGCTGCCCGGTGGTCGGGCTCAACGACTCCGGAGGGGCGCGCATCCAGGAGGGAGTCGTCTCGCTCGCCGGCTACGCGGAGATCTTCTACCGGAACGTCTCCGCCAGCGGCGTCGTGCCGCAGCTCAGCGCCATCCTCGGCCCTTGCGCCGGCGGCGCCGTGTACTCCCCGGCCATGACCGACTTCATCGTCATGGCCAAGAGCTCCTCGTACATGTTCATCACCGGCCCCGACGTGATCAAGACGGTCACGCACGAGGAGGTCACCAAGGAAGATCTGGGCGGCGCGCAGACGCACAACGCGCGCAGCGGCGTCGCGCACTTCGCCGCCGAGGACGAGGCAGGCGCCATTCGCATCCTCCGCGAGCTGCTCTCCTACCTGCCTTCGAACAACCTCGAGGATCCGCCGGTGGCGCCCACCGAAGACCCCCTCGACCGGCGCGACGACATCCTCAAATCCATCGTGCCGGAAAACCCCAACAAGCCGTACGACATCAAGGAAGTGATCCGCGCGGTGGTCGACGATCGGCAGTTCTTCGAGGTGCACGAGCACTTCGCCCGCAACATCGTGGTCGGATTCGCCCGCCTCGGCGGCCGCAGCGTGGGCGTGGTGGCGAATCAGCCCTCGGTGCTCGCGGGAGTGCTCGACATCGACGCCTCGCGGAAGGGGGCGCGCTTCGTGCGCACCTGCGACGCCTTCAACATTCCGCTGGTCACCTTCGTCGACGTGCCCGGTTTCCTTCCCGGCACTTCGCAGGAGTGGGATGGCATCATCACCCACGGCGCGAAGTTGCTGTACGCGTTCTCCGAGGCGACGGTCCCCAAGCTGACCGTCATCACCCGCAAGGCGTACGGCGGGGCCTACGACGTGATGGCCTCCAAGCACATCCGCGCCGACGTCAACCTGGCGTGGCCCACCGCGGAGATCGCGGTGATGGGTCCCGAAGGAGCCGTCAGCATCGTCTTCCGCAACGAGCTGGCGAAGGCGAAGGATGCCGACACGGCGAAGCAGGAGCTCGTGCAGAAATACCGGGACACGTTTGCCAACCCATACAAGGCCGCCGAGCTCGGCTACGTCGACGAGGTGATCCTTCCGGAGGATACGCGGCCGCAGCTCTGCCGCGCGCTGCAGATGCTGCGGAACAAGCGACAGGACGTGCCGCGGCGCAAGCACGGGAACATTCCGCTCTGAAGCGCGATCTCACGTTGGTCGACGCGATCGGGATCGGCGTCAACGGCATCGTCGGCAGCGGCATCTATCTGCTGGTCGCGCCGCTCGCCCGGGTGGGCGGCGGCAGCAGCGTGGCCGGCGTGCTCGGCTGCGGCGCGCTCTGCGTCCTGATCGCGCTCTGCTTCGCGGAGCTGTCCTCCATGTACGATCGGAGCGGCGGACCGTACGTTTATGCAGCCGACGCCTTCGGACATTACGTCGGCTTCGCGGTCGGGTGGCTCGGCATGGCCACGGGCGTGCTCGGGCTTGCCGCGGTCAGCGTCGGATTCGCCGCCGCCCTCGGACGCTTCATTCCCGCGGCCGCCACCGCGCGTGCTCACATCGCCGTCGCGGTCATCGTCGCGCTCGGCATCATCAACTGGCGGGGCGTGAAGCAGGGTGGACGGACTTCGACGGCGCTCTCGGTGGTGAAGATCGTCCCATTGGTGGTGGTCGCCCTGGCGGGTCTGCGTTTCGCGCCGCGGGCGCCTCTCGCGCTGGTTCCGTCGGACGCAATCAGCGCCGCGTTTCTCTCCATCTTCATGATGTCGGGATTCGAGTACGCCGCGGTCCCGGCTGGCGAAGTGCGCGATGCGCGCCGGACGGTGCCCTTGGCCGTCGTCGGCAGCATCTGCGGTGCCTCTCTGCTCTATGCCCTCCTCCAGCTCGCGGCGCTGGGAGCGCTTCCCGACGTCGCCTCCCGCGAGCAGCCGCTGCCGGACGTCGCTGCGCGCGCCCTCGGGAGCTGGGCCGGTCCGGTGATCGGCGTGACCGCGCTGTTTTCCATGTTGGGCTTCTGCGCCGGCGTAGCGCTCGTTGCGCCGCGGTACTTCACCGCGATGGCCGAGGACGGCCACCTTCCCCGCGCTCTCACCCGCCTCTCCCCGCGCGGGACGCCCGCGGCGGCGATCTGTGCCTCCACCGCGTTCGCCGCGGCGCTTGCCATCGTTCTCGGCTACGCCTCGCTCGTCGACGTCAGCAACGTGGTGATTCTCTCCGGCTACGCGCTCTCCTGCCTCGCGGCGCTGACCCTGCGTCTGCGGCGGCCGGACGCGCCGCGCCGGTACCGCCCGCCTTGGTTCGTTCCGGTCCTCGCCCTCGCGGCAGCCGTTGCCCTGCTCGTCTCGGCGCGCCCGAGGGCCGCCGAATGGACGTTTGCCGTTCTGCTTCTCGCATCGGGATTCTTCTGCCGGACGGCCACGGCACTGGCGCGGCGCTGGCTCGGACCTCGCCCTTGACTGAAAGGAAAGCTGACAGAAGCCGTAAGATCGGACGCGTGGAGCTGCGCGTTTCGGAGCGGGTGAACCGGTTCCGCTGGATCTTCGTGCCGGTGGGGCTGTGTGCGCTGACCGCGGTCGGCGCGCATGCCGCCGCCGACGTCGTCGGCGATCGGCTCCTCTGGATCGTCGACCGCGTGGACGCGCTGTTCGACGCCATCTGGTCGAGCTGGTCGGTCACGGCGCCGCTCGTGGAGCTGGTGGGGCTCACGCAGCGCACCTGGTTTGCCCGCGCGATCGCGCTCTGCTGGGAGCTCGCCGCCGACGCGCTCATCGCCATTCCGCTGCTCGGCTACGACCTGCGGGAACCGGCGAAGGAGTGGGAGCTGGGCCGCGATCTCTTGCGACGCACCCGCTCGCCTCTTCCCCTCGTCCGTCCCCTGGCGACGCTGCTGGTGGCGATCGCCGGCGCCTGCTCCGTCGCGCGGATGGTGCAAGGCTCCGTCCAGCTTGCCCTCCACGTCTCCTGGCTCGGCCACCTCGCCCGCGCCCTCGTCCTCGTCGCCGTGCTCGTCGTTCTCGTGCCGCGCGCCGCCTTCCGCTCGCTCGAGCACGAGCGCACCGCCCGCTACCGCATCGCCGCCGCCGTGATCCTGTTGCCGCTCCTGATCGCGGCGGTGGCCTCCTGGCGATGAAGGAGAGACTGCCGCTGCTCGAGCTGTTTCTCTCCGGCCTCTG encodes the following:
- a CDS encoding acyl-CoA carboxylase subunit beta, translating into MSSARRQERLSGLPARDKLAALDAQAELGGGQERIDRQHQEGKLTARERIELLLDPGSFIELDKFKTHRADDFGMAEKTILGDGVVTGYGMVEGRQVFVFAQDFTVFGGSLSGAYAEKICKVMDLAVSTGCPVVGLNDSGGARIQEGVVSLAGYAEIFYRNVSASGVVPQLSAILGPCAGGAVYSPAMTDFIVMAKSSSYMFITGPDVIKTVTHEEVTKEDLGGAQTHNARSGVAHFAAEDEAGAIRILRELLSYLPSNNLEDPPVAPTEDPLDRRDDILKSIVPENPNKPYDIKEVIRAVVDDRQFFEVHEHFARNIVVGFARLGGRSVGVVANQPSVLAGVLDIDASRKGARFVRTCDAFNIPLVTFVDVPGFLPGTSQEWDGIITHGAKLLYAFSEATVPKLTVITRKAYGGAYDVMASKHIRADVNLAWPTAEIAVMGPEGAVSIVFRNELAKAKDADTAKQELVQKYRDTFANPYKAAELGYVDEVILPEDTRPQLCRALQMLRNKRQDVPRRKHGNIPL
- a CDS encoding APC family permease, whose amino-acid sequence is MAHRGDRGDGSRRSRQHRLPQRAGEGEGCRHGEAGARAEIPGHVCQPIQGRRARLRRRGDPSGGYAAAALPRAADAAEQATGRAAAQAREHSALKRDLTLVDAIGIGVNGIVGSGIYLLVAPLARVGGGSSVAGVLGCGALCVLIALCFAELSSMYDRSGGPYVYAADAFGHYVGFAVGWLGMATGVLGLAAVSVGFAAALGRFIPAAATARAHIAVAVIVALGIINWRGVKQGGRTSTALSVVKIVPLVVVALAGLRFAPRAPLALVPSDAISAAFLSIFMMSGFEYAAVPAGEVRDARRTVPLAVVGSICGASLLYALLQLAALGALPDVASREQPLPDVAARALGSWAGPVIGVTALFSMLGFCAGVALVAPRYFTAMAEDGHLPRALTRLSPRGTPAAAICASTAFAAALAIVLGYASLVDVSNVVILSGYALSCLAALTLRLRRPDAPRRYRPPWFVPVLALAAAVALLVSARPRAAEWTFAVLLLASGFFCRTATALARRWLGPRP
- a CDS encoding methylated-DNA--[protein]-cysteine S-methyltransferase, which produces MKEKTMPRIDTVHTPIGPLHLALSGDALCGARFDAPFAGVRASNSVGERLRAYFAGHLGALDDVLIEMNGTTFQRRVWEALRAIPPGETRTYGELARVLGTHPRAVGAANGSNQVGVAIPCHRVIAADGKLCGYAWGEERKRWLLAHEGCRIALVA
- a CDS encoding DNA-3-methyladenine glycosylase 2 family protein; the encoded protein is MDAEACYRAVEGRDARFAGRFFLGVRTTNIYCRPGCPARVPRRENVIFFPSAAAAQAAGFRACLRCRPDAAPGSPAQAGTAATLSRALRLLEESGDAAGLADRLGVTDRHLRRLFARHLGASPAEVLRTRRLHLARQLLETSSLRIIDVAHAAGFQSLRRFNEAVRRGFGRTPSQLRTLPEAPGAALTLRLPFHPPLDFEALLAFFAARALPGLEEAGDGAWRRRLPEGWLEVVRDGPAHLQARMPASLAPRALSFAARIQRVFDLRADPAPIAEHLGRDPILKPYLRPGLRIPGAWDPFEMAVRAVLGQQISVQRARAMAAALIARFAGFPTAAQLADAELDGMPAIRATAIAQLARSVVDGRVRLDGSQDLETVTAALCEIAGIGDWTAQVIALRALGEPDAFPAADLGLCQALELAPRALRERAERWRPWRAYAAAAIWLS